One genomic segment of Geoalkalibacter sp. includes these proteins:
- a CDS encoding ADP-ribose-binding protein, with the protein MRELCGNLWDHLGQAVLVITTNGRVDRQGRALLGRGCARQALAYFPQLAEHLGRLLREQGLQVHDLGNGLVSFPVEETPWSRPDPRLIARSAAQLRALADHQGWRKIIVPRPGCGGGGLSWQEVQPLLLEHFDERFWVIAAPEQTLATGGDEQV; encoded by the coding sequence ATGAGGGAACTATGCGGCAATCTCTGGGATCACCTCGGCCAAGCCGTGCTGGTCATCACCACCAACGGCCGGGTCGACCGCCAAGGGCGCGCCCTACTCGGCCGTGGCTGCGCCCGCCAGGCGTTGGCCTATTTTCCCCAGCTTGCCGAACATCTCGGGCGCCTGCTGCGCGAGCAGGGCCTTCAGGTGCACGACCTGGGCAACGGGCTGGTGAGCTTTCCCGTGGAAGAAACTCCCTGGTCTCGACCCGACCCGCGCCTGATTGCACGTTCGGCCGCCCAGCTCAGGGCCCTGGCCGATCATCAGGGCTGGCGGAAAATCATCGTTCCCCGCCCCGGCTGCGGCGGCGGAGGGCTCTCCTGGCAGGAGGTGCAACCCTTACTGCTGGAGCACTTCGATGAGCGCTTCTGGGTGATTGCCGCGCCGGAGCAGACCCTTGCCACCGGCGGCGATGAGCAAGTATGA
- the tadA gene encoding tRNA adenosine(34) deaminase TadA has translation MAKSLQISATQQQAQDLRFMEMALCEAREAEKLGEVPIGAVLVHGERVIGRGHNRRETSNDPTTHAEMIAIREAAAALDSWRLLDTTLYVTLEPCVMCMGAVILARIPRLVFACRDPRAGAVGSIYDFSSDMRFNHRVTVSEGILEQECSALLSGFFRRLREEKRKEKGQD, from the coding sequence ATGGCGAAATCCTTGCAAATCAGCGCTACGCAACAGCAAGCCCAGGACCTGCGCTTCATGGAAATGGCGCTTTGCGAGGCGCGCGAGGCTGAAAAGCTCGGGGAAGTGCCCATCGGCGCGGTCCTTGTCCACGGCGAGCGGGTCATCGGTCGCGGGCACAACCGTCGCGAAACCAGCAACGATCCGACCACCCACGCCGAGATGATCGCCATTCGCGAGGCGGCCGCCGCGCTCGATTCCTGGCGGCTCCTCGACACCACCCTGTACGTGACTCTGGAGCCCTGCGTCATGTGCATGGGCGCCGTCATCCTGGCGCGCATCCCGCGCCTGGTGTTCGCTTGCCGCGATCCGCGCGCCGGGGCTGTCGGCTCGATTTACGACTTCTCCAGCGACATGCGCTTCAACCACCGCGTGACGGTCAGCGAAGGCATCCTGGAGCAAGAATGCAGCGCCCTGCTCAGCGGCTTTTTCCGCCGCCTGCGGGAAGAAAAACGCAAAGAAAAGGGTCAAGACTGA
- a CDS encoding potassium channel family protein — protein sequence MVKKGPEGRDLVVIVGCGRLGAGLAGRISLSGRSVVVIDRREDAFNLLPAEFSGFRILGDAVEHEVLREAHLAEARCLIAVTQKDTLNLMVAQVARLIFAVPRVLARVYDPRKDVFYQRFGIETISPTRLAAESLAKAVERD from the coding sequence ATGGTGAAAAAGGGACCTGAGGGCAGAGATCTGGTCGTGATCGTCGGCTGCGGTCGTCTCGGCGCCGGTCTCGCCGGGCGTATCAGCCTGTCAGGTCGTTCAGTGGTCGTGATCGACCGGCGGGAAGATGCCTTCAACCTGCTGCCCGCGGAATTCAGCGGTTTTCGCATCCTCGGCGATGCCGTCGAACACGAGGTGCTGCGCGAGGCCCATCTTGCCGAGGCCCGCTGCCTGATCGCCGTCACCCAGAAGGACACGCTCAATCTCATGGTCGCCCAGGTCGCCCGCCTGATTTTTGCCGTGCCTCGGGTGCTCGCGCGCGTCTATGATCCGCGCAAAGATGTTTTCTACCAGCGCTTCGGCATCGAGACGATCAGCCCGACCAGGCTGGCGGCCGAGTCTCTGGCCAAGGCCGTCGAACGCGACTAA
- a CDS encoding NAD-binding protein gives MRILMVGQGELAYYLARRFAAKKHRVTVVIADPQEARELARRLDVAILAGDGTDLQVLDNAGARRADAVLALTPHDEDNLAICQIASGEFQVPRTMALVNDPDNEEVFHKLNVSVAISATRILSTLIQEEAVFEQIAEITALAEGKVSVSEVSLAPQSPALDRTLQELELPPDALIGGIIREGRVIVPGGRTQLRAGDRLILIATAESLDAAMALLAGGPR, from the coding sequence TTGCGCATCCTCATGGTCGGTCAAGGCGAACTCGCCTACTACCTGGCGCGGCGGTTCGCCGCGAAAAAGCACCGCGTCACCGTGGTCATCGCCGATCCTCAAGAAGCCCGCGAACTTGCGCGCCGCCTGGATGTCGCCATCCTTGCCGGCGATGGGACCGACTTGCAGGTGCTTGACAACGCCGGGGCGCGTCGCGCGGACGCCGTGTTGGCCCTCACCCCCCATGACGAGGACAACCTCGCCATCTGCCAGATCGCCTCGGGAGAGTTTCAGGTACCACGCACCATGGCCCTGGTCAACGACCCCGACAACGAAGAGGTTTTTCACAAACTCAACGTCTCGGTGGCCATATCCGCGACGCGCATCCTCTCGACCCTCATTCAGGAAGAGGCCGTCTTTGAACAGATCGCCGAGATCACGGCGCTGGCCGAAGGCAAGGTGTCCGTGTCGGAGGTCAGTCTCGCCCCCCAGTCCCCGGCCCTCGACCGGACTCTTCAGGAACTTGAACTGCCGCCCGATGCCTTGATCGGCGGCATCATCCGCGAGGGACGGGTGATCGTGCCCGGCGGCCGCACTCAACTGCGGGCGGGTGATCGGCTGATTCTCATCGCCACCGCCGAGAGCCTTGACGCGGCCATGGCCCTTCTCGCCGGAGGACCCCGGTGA
- a CDS encoding TrkH family potassium uptake protein, giving the protein MNEADRRYGAFLRLRYRNILGYTALVCALIGLLIALPATLVAAYPEEKNSAWLFAATGLLLIALSLGLWRRFCPREKDSLSLDEGAAVVVLSWMVAILAGAVPFLGMGLDWTRAVFEATSGWTTTGLSVIDVERASPLILFFRSLMQLAGGAGLAIIMLSALTGPAGVSLSTAEGRAEQLVANVRQSARLVLFLYGAYVTFGVAALKLCGLSWFDAVNHAFCALSTGGFSTRPESIGAWRSPAVEGVTILLMLLGMTNFLIGYALWRGDLRTVARNGEMRLQALLLPFLLIALYGGVTLRLDAEPAGALRAALFQAVSALSTTGYATVDPREWNSLGWALLLMAMLIGGGAGSTAGGLKLYRVHALARGLLWQLRAQLSPRGLVNQPALWVGEQRRVLDDAQLRQLGLYAFLYLGTWLAGGCALAAYGHPLADSLFEFASSLGTVGLSVGLTSAAAPDGQLWIQIGGMILGRLEFFVVFAGLLKLGRDLPLLLGAGARS; this is encoded by the coding sequence GTGAACGAAGCGGACCGACGTTACGGGGCGTTCCTGCGCCTGCGCTATCGCAACATTCTTGGCTACACCGCCCTGGTCTGCGCCCTGATCGGCTTGCTCATCGCGCTGCCGGCAACGCTGGTGGCGGCTTACCCCGAGGAAAAAAACAGCGCCTGGCTGTTCGCGGCAACCGGATTGCTCCTGATTGCGCTTTCCCTGGGGCTCTGGCGGCGCTTTTGCCCAAGGGAGAAGGACTCGCTGAGCCTGGACGAAGGGGCGGCGGTCGTGGTCCTGTCCTGGATGGTGGCGATCCTTGCCGGCGCCGTGCCGTTTCTGGGCATGGGTCTTGACTGGACGCGGGCGGTGTTCGAGGCCACCAGCGGCTGGACCACCACCGGCCTCTCGGTGATCGATGTTGAGCGTGCCTCGCCCCTGATCTTGTTTTTCCGCAGCCTCATGCAGCTTGCCGGGGGCGCGGGACTGGCCATCATCATGCTCAGCGCCCTGACCGGCCCCGCCGGCGTCAGCCTCAGCACCGCCGAGGGCCGCGCCGAGCAACTGGTCGCCAACGTGCGCCAATCCGCGCGGCTGGTGCTATTTCTTTACGGCGCCTATGTCACCTTCGGCGTCGCGGCGCTCAAGCTTTGCGGCCTGAGCTGGTTCGACGCCGTCAACCACGCCTTTTGCGCCCTTTCCACCGGCGGTTTCTCCACCCGCCCCGAATCCATCGGCGCCTGGCGCAGCCCGGCCGTCGAAGGGGTGACCATCCTGCTCATGCTGCTGGGGATGACGAACTTTCTCATCGGCTACGCCCTATGGCGGGGAGATCTGCGCACGGTGGCGCGCAACGGTGAGATGCGCCTGCAGGCCCTGCTGTTGCCGTTTTTGCTGATCGCCCTGTACGGCGGCGTGACCCTGCGCCTCGACGCGGAGCCCGCCGGTGCCCTGCGCGCCGCCCTGTTTCAGGCGGTGAGCGCCCTCTCGACCACCGGTTACGCAACGGTCGATCCGCGCGAGTGGAACAGCCTGGGCTGGGCTCTACTTCTCATGGCCATGCTCATCGGCGGCGGCGCGGGCTCCACCGCCGGCGGCCTCAAGCTCTACCGGGTGCATGCCCTGGCGCGCGGTCTGCTCTGGCAACTGCGGGCGCAGCTCTCGCCGCGCGGCCTGGTCAATCAACCCGCCCTCTGGGTCGGTGAGCAGCGCCGCGTTCTCGACGACGCGCAGCTGCGCCAGCTGGGGTTGTACGCCTTTCTTTACCTGGGCACCTGGCTGGCGGGCGGCTGTGCCCTGGCGGCCTACGGGCACCCCCTTGCCGACAGCCTCTTTGAATTCGCCAGCAGCCTCGGCACCGTCGGCCTCTCCGTCGGTCTGACCTCGGCCGCGGCACCCGATGGACAGCTCTGGATCCAGATCGGCGGCATGATCCTCGGGCGTCTGGAATTCTTCGTGGTTTTCGCCGGGCTGCTCAAACTGGGGCGCGACCTGCCCCTTCTGCTTGGCGCCGGCGCCCGAAGCTGA
- a CDS encoding MoaD/ThiS family protein gives MNVFVKCFAQLSRDEACNYHGSTPHELAEGAASVKHLIEKLGLRHEEIKLIFVNNLIVPPETILHEGDQVALAPATGGM, from the coding sequence ATGAACGTTTTCGTGAAATGTTTCGCCCAATTATCTAGGGATGAGGCGTGCAACTATCACGGCAGCACACCCCATGAACTTGCCGAAGGCGCCGCCAGCGTGAAACATCTGATCGAGAAACTGGGATTGCGTCACGAAGAGATCAAGCTCATCTTTGTGAACAACCTGATCGTACCTCCCGAGACAATCCTCCATGAGGGGGATCAAGTGGCCCTTGCCCCGGCAACGGGCGGAATGTAA